From a single Lewinella sp. LCG006 genomic region:
- the uvrA gene encoding excinuclease ABC subunit UvrA: MAKSASPLTEDIDIKEDLFNDDYIQVIGAAEHNLKNINVAIPRDKLVVITGISGSGKSSLAFDTIYAEGQRRYMETFSAYARQFIGEMERPEVEQITGLSPVISIEQKTTGRNPRSTVGTVTEVYDFLRLLYARIGEAYSYETGKKMVSYTEEQIMEQIFSDFQDRKISVLSPLVRGRKGHYRELFEQMRKQGYTKMRIDGEITDLTPGLQVDRYKVHDIELVIDRIKVSEERRDRLSSSLQIALKMGGDLVMIADHEGENVVAFSKSLMDAESGLSYEEPSPNTFSFNSPYGYCQECKGLGVVNQVDEDKVIPDRSKSINEAGIAPFGEVRDNMTFKQLRAIAKKYKFSFSTPIDEIPANALKAILEGGDDSFRINSSSTHDFSYNLAKEGIVPMLKRWYDNSTSEKIRRWAEDFMTISTCPTCEGQRLRKEALHFKINEKNISDLAVLDLVALNEWMETVDQHLSDRQKLIARDIIKEIRFRLDFLLQVGLDYLSLDRPGRTLSGGEAQRIRLATQIGSQLTGITYILDEPSIGLHQRDNQRLIEALRELTDIGNTVLVVEHDRDIMLASDYLIDLGPGAGRLGGDLVAQGIPADIVAAGKTTTALYLSRKKDIELPAERRKGSGKFMELKGASGNNLQDVSVKIPLGTFTCVTGVSGSGKSTLINETLYPILRQHFYRSLKPPLAYKSFKGLEHVDKVIEIDQSPIGRTPRSNPATYTGVFTDIRSLFANLPEAKIRGYKAGRFSFNVKGGRCETCQGSGMRRIEMNFLPDVYVECETCLGRRYNRETLEIIYKGKSINDVLEMPVQEAVDFFQPIPKIYRKLKTLQEVGLGYITLGQQATTLSGGEAQRVKLAEELSKRDTGNTIYILDEPTTGLHFEDIRYLLKVLMKLVDKGNTVIVIEHNLDVIKVADHIIDMGPEGGRRGGTLVGSGTPEQIAKNKKSHTGHHLKIELAETMAGEQ, translated from the coding sequence ATGGCTAAATCAGCATCACCTCTTACGGAGGACATCGACATCAAAGAAGATTTATTCAACGACGATTATATTCAGGTAATCGGTGCCGCTGAGCACAACCTGAAAAACATCAACGTGGCTATCCCACGGGACAAGCTCGTGGTGATCACCGGGATCAGTGGCAGCGGAAAATCGTCCTTGGCCTTTGATACTATCTATGCCGAAGGTCAACGCCGCTACATGGAGACCTTTTCGGCTTACGCCCGCCAGTTTATTGGCGAAATGGAACGGCCCGAAGTAGAGCAAATCACGGGCCTCAGTCCGGTGATCAGTATTGAGCAAAAAACGACGGGCCGCAATCCCCGATCTACAGTGGGTACGGTAACGGAAGTTTACGATTTTCTCCGCCTTTTGTACGCCCGAATCGGCGAAGCTTACAGCTACGAGACGGGTAAGAAGATGGTGAGCTACACCGAGGAGCAAATCATGGAGCAGATTTTTTCTGATTTCCAGGATCGCAAAATTTCGGTACTCTCTCCACTGGTACGTGGCCGTAAAGGGCACTACCGCGAGCTTTTTGAGCAGATGCGCAAACAGGGTTACACCAAGATGCGGATTGATGGAGAGATCACCGACCTGACGCCAGGGCTACAAGTAGATCGCTACAAAGTACACGATATAGAGCTGGTCATCGACCGCATAAAGGTGAGTGAAGAACGGCGCGACCGCCTATCGAGCAGCCTGCAAATAGCCCTGAAAATGGGTGGCGACCTGGTAATGATCGCTGATCACGAGGGCGAAAATGTCGTCGCGTTTAGTAAGAGCCTGATGGATGCCGAGAGTGGCCTTTCTTACGAAGAACCCTCGCCTAATACCTTCTCCTTTAATTCCCCTTACGGCTACTGCCAGGAATGCAAAGGCTTGGGTGTAGTAAACCAGGTGGATGAAGACAAAGTCATCCCCGACCGCAGTAAAAGTATCAACGAAGCAGGCATTGCTCCTTTCGGGGAAGTGCGAGATAACATGACCTTCAAGCAGTTGAGGGCCATTGCAAAAAAATACAAGTTCAGCTTTTCTACACCTATTGACGAGATACCAGCAAACGCCCTAAAAGCTATTCTGGAAGGTGGCGATGACAGTTTTCGTATCAATAGCAGTAGCACACATGACTTCTCCTACAACCTTGCCAAAGAAGGCATTGTGCCGATGCTGAAGCGGTGGTACGACAATTCAACCTCGGAGAAAATCCGCCGTTGGGCCGAAGACTTTATGACCATCAGCACCTGCCCTACTTGTGAGGGGCAGCGACTGCGCAAGGAAGCCCTCCACTTTAAAATCAATGAAAAGAACATTTCCGACCTGGCTGTTTTGGACCTTGTAGCCCTCAACGAATGGATGGAAACTGTGGACCAGCACCTGAGCGATCGCCAAAAACTGATTGCCCGCGATATTATCAAAGAGATCCGGTTTCGCCTGGACTTTTTGCTACAGGTAGGCCTCGATTATTTGAGCCTCGACCGCCCCGGCCGAACCCTCTCAGGAGGGGAAGCACAACGGATTCGTTTGGCAACACAAATCGGCTCCCAACTAACGGGGATCACCTACATTCTGGACGAGCCCAGTATCGGCCTCCACCAGCGCGATAACCAACGCCTGATCGAAGCACTGCGGGAGTTGACAGACATTGGCAATACCGTACTCGTGGTAGAGCACGACCGCGACATCATGCTGGCCTCTGATTACCTCATCGATCTGGGTCCTGGTGCCGGGCGACTGGGTGGTGACCTGGTAGCTCAGGGCATTCCAGCCGATATTGTTGCCGCTGGTAAAACCACTACTGCGCTCTATCTAAGCCGCAAAAAAGACATTGAACTCCCCGCAGAACGCCGCAAAGGCTCTGGTAAGTTTATGGAACTGAAAGGGGCCAGTGGGAATAATCTCCAGGATGTCAGTGTGAAAATACCGCTGGGTACTTTTACCTGTGTGACGGGCGTGTCGGGCAGTGGAAAATCTACTTTGATCAATGAAACGCTGTACCCGATCCTGCGGCAGCATTTTTACCGCAGCCTAAAGCCGCCTTTGGCGTACAAATCTTTCAAAGGGCTGGAACACGTAGACAAGGTTATAGAAATAGACCAATCACCAATTGGGCGGACACCGCGTTCCAACCCCGCTACTTACACGGGGGTCTTCACGGATATCCGTAGCTTGTTTGCCAACCTACCGGAAGCTAAAATCCGAGGGTATAAAGCTGGTCGTTTCTCCTTCAACGTGAAAGGTGGCCGGTGTGAAACTTGCCAGGGTTCAGGGATGCGACGCATTGAGATGAACTTTCTCCCGGATGTTTACGTGGAATGCGAAACCTGCCTCGGGCGGCGCTACAATCGCGAAACATTGGAAATTATCTATAAAGGAAAATCCATCAATGATGTACTGGAAATGCCGGTACAAGAAGCCGTGGATTTTTTCCAGCCGATTCCCAAAATCTACCGAAAATTAAAAACCTTGCAAGAGGTAGGCTTGGGTTACATCACCCTCGGCCAGCAAGCGACCACCCTCTCCGGTGGAGAAGCACAGCGGGTGAAGCTCGCCGAAGAGCTTTCAAAGCGAGATACCGGAAATACCATTTACATCCTGGATGAACCTACCACCGGCCTCCACTTTGAAGACATTCGCTACCTCCTCAAGGTATTAATGAAACTGGTAGACAAAGGCAACACCGTGATCGTCATTGAGCACAACCTCGATGTCATCAAGGTCGCCGACCACATTATTGACATGGGGCCAGAAGGTGGTCGCCGTGGCGGTACGCTGGTGGGCAGTGGTACGCCTGAGCAAATTGCCAAAAACAAAAAAAGCCACACGGGGCATCACCTGAAGATTGAATTGGCGGAGACGATGGCAGGGGAGCAGTAA
- a CDS encoding NAD-dependent epimerase/dehydratase family protein — MNVIITGSTGMVGRSTLNECLVNDKVEEVLIVNRRELGISHPKLKEVIHSDFTDFSKLAKAFSGFDACFHCMGVSSVGKSEEEFHKFTFEITKSLADTCYAANPEMVFNYVSGMGTDSSEQGPTMWARVKGKTENYVLNKGFKDAYMFRLGALIPEGEVSSGTSWYKYIYLLMKPFYPLLKRIKSVTTSSKFGKAMINSVHANQDLKHLEGAAINQLAENG; from the coding sequence ATGAATGTAATAATAACCGGTTCTACCGGAATGGTTGGTCGTTCTACCCTCAATGAGTGCTTGGTGAATGACAAGGTGGAAGAAGTTCTTATTGTCAATCGTAGAGAACTGGGGATTTCACATCCAAAACTCAAAGAGGTCATCCATTCCGATTTTACGGATTTCAGCAAGCTAGCCAAGGCGTTTTCAGGCTTCGATGCGTGTTTTCATTGCATGGGCGTTTCCTCTGTAGGCAAAAGCGAGGAAGAATTTCACAAGTTCACTTTTGAAATCACAAAATCGTTAGCTGATACTTGTTATGCCGCTAACCCTGAAATGGTTTTTAATTATGTATCCGGTATGGGTACCGATTCCAGTGAGCAAGGACCAACCATGTGGGCCAGGGTGAAAGGTAAAACAGAAAACTATGTACTGAACAAAGGATTTAAAGATGCTTACATGTTTAGGCTTGGAGCACTTATTCCTGAAGGAGAAGTGAGTTCGGGAACCAGCTGGTATAAATACATCTATCTACTCATGAAGCCGTTTTACCCATTACTGAAAAGAATAAAATCGGTAACGACCAGCAGCAAGTTTGGCAAGGCTATGATAAATTCCGTGCATGCCAACCAGGATTTGAAGCATTTGGAAGGAGCAGCTATTAATCAGTTAGCAGAAAATGGTTAA
- a CDS encoding DUF5682 family protein, which translates to MSKSKLQVFGIRHHGPGSARRLMQALESWQPDCLLVEFPADAQKELEQMGQLALEPPVALVVYDQNDIQQAYYYPFARFSPEWQALRWAAREGIPAQAIDLPVGTQLGLKAQKQLEVGKQLPGAWQRDPLGEVALLAGFTDREQWWDLTFEQETDDFALFHAINELITTLRAEAHHNSRETLLREAFMRQELRKALRGGFERIAVVCGAWHSPALLEVARYKTAADTQVLRGLPKVKVKAAWIPWSYPRLSRENGYGAGVHSPAWYELLYDYNREATIHWMVKAAQLLRQEGLDTSPAHAQEAVRLAYTLAGMRGQRIPNLEDLRSAALSILCHGAEERLQLIEQVLMLGEKVGQVPENASVVPLQKDFTQSLKTTRLNKYWGITGEQWLKGTKTNPRGGIDLREDNDRLKSQLLHRLQILDIHWGRQQEVSANDLGAFKELWLLHWQPEFSLSILEAAMWGNSLAEAADNKLRQQDPTANILQLAQAVLLGLKADLRQAVEVVTKQLRDRSALTKDVQELLAGLPTLIKIIQYGDARKTDVTALAILVDEIAPRLAAALPASAMNIDEEAARLLLSDFLATHRGLCQLALPLLDDHWWPAVEKLANIPGIAPLLKGLATRLLFDQERLDLETTSQRLDYALSPGNEPLEVTNWLAGFLNGSGLLLLHHPPLWQLVDRWVQALPMDELEPLLPLLRRTFAQFSPGERQRMLGLVQKGYAPEEAQKVDKEAAPAEVSPLAEDLLVAVRGWIME; encoded by the coding sequence ATGTCTAAATCCAAGTTACAAGTTTTTGGTATTCGCCATCATGGCCCCGGCTCTGCCCGCCGACTTATGCAGGCATTAGAGAGCTGGCAACCCGATTGCTTGCTGGTGGAATTCCCAGCAGACGCCCAAAAGGAATTGGAACAAATGGGCCAACTGGCGCTCGAGCCTCCGGTGGCATTGGTCGTGTATGATCAAAATGATATTCAACAAGCCTACTACTATCCTTTTGCCCGGTTTTCACCAGAATGGCAAGCACTACGCTGGGCAGCCAGAGAGGGCATTCCCGCTCAGGCGATTGACTTACCCGTAGGCACACAACTCGGCCTCAAGGCACAAAAACAACTGGAAGTAGGAAAGCAATTGCCCGGTGCCTGGCAACGTGACCCCCTCGGAGAGGTAGCACTGCTAGCAGGTTTTACCGATCGGGAACAATGGTGGGACCTGACCTTTGAACAGGAAACCGATGACTTTGCGCTCTTTCACGCCATCAACGAACTCATCACGACCCTTCGGGCGGAAGCCCATCACAACAGCCGCGAAACCTTACTGCGAGAAGCCTTCATGCGCCAGGAATTGCGTAAGGCACTGCGCGGTGGTTTCGAACGCATCGCTGTTGTTTGTGGTGCCTGGCACAGTCCGGCACTGTTGGAGGTAGCCCGTTACAAAACAGCTGCTGACACGCAGGTGTTACGTGGTTTGCCCAAGGTGAAGGTAAAAGCAGCCTGGATTCCCTGGAGTTATCCGCGCTTGTCTCGCGAAAATGGTTACGGAGCTGGTGTCCACTCGCCCGCCTGGTACGAATTGCTCTACGACTACAACCGGGAAGCCACCATTCACTGGATGGTCAAAGCGGCCCAACTCTTGCGCCAGGAGGGCTTGGATACCTCGCCAGCGCATGCCCAGGAGGCTGTACGACTGGCCTACACACTGGCAGGCATGCGCGGACAAAGAATCCCAAATTTAGAAGACCTGCGCTCCGCCGCACTCAGCATCCTTTGCCACGGCGCGGAAGAACGCTTGCAGCTGATTGAACAAGTCCTGATGTTGGGCGAAAAAGTGGGACAGGTACCCGAGAACGCCTCGGTCGTCCCTCTCCAGAAAGACTTCACCCAAAGCTTGAAAACCACTCGCCTCAACAAATACTGGGGAATCACCGGCGAGCAATGGCTAAAAGGCACCAAAACCAACCCACGTGGCGGCATTGATTTGCGCGAGGACAATGATCGGCTCAAAAGCCAATTATTGCACCGCTTGCAGATCCTGGATATCCACTGGGGGCGGCAGCAAGAGGTAAGTGCCAATGATCTCGGGGCCTTCAAAGAGTTGTGGCTGCTGCACTGGCAACCCGAATTTAGCCTGAGCATTCTGGAAGCCGCCATGTGGGGCAACTCCCTTGCGGAAGCCGCCGATAATAAGCTCCGCCAACAAGACCCAACGGCCAACATTTTACAATTGGCCCAAGCCGTTTTACTGGGCTTAAAGGCCGATTTGCGCCAAGCCGTAGAGGTCGTCACCAAGCAACTGCGCGACCGCTCGGCACTTACCAAAGATGTGCAGGAGCTGTTGGCAGGCTTGCCCACGCTCATCAAGATCATCCAGTACGGCGACGCCCGCAAGACCGATGTGACGGCACTGGCCATTTTGGTAGATGAGATTGCGCCAAGGTTAGCTGCTGCCCTCCCCGCTTCGGCCATGAACATTGACGAAGAAGCCGCCCGATTACTACTGAGTGACTTTTTGGCTACCCACCGCGGCTTGTGCCAGTTGGCCCTGCCCTTGCTCGATGACCATTGGTGGCCAGCCGTAGAAAAACTGGCCAATATTCCCGGCATCGCGCCGCTGTTGAAAGGCCTGGCTACCCGCTTGCTCTTTGATCAGGAAAGACTGGACCTGGAGACCACTAGTCAGCGTTTGGATTATGCCCTTTCCCCGGGCAATGAACCCCTGGAGGTCACCAACTGGTTGGCCGGTTTCTTAAACGGTAGTGGTTTGCTCTTGCTCCACCACCCACCCTTATGGCAATTGGTCGATCGCTGGGTGCAAGCCTTGCCTATGGATGAATTGGAGCCCCTCCTGCCGCTCTTGCGCAGAACTTTCGCCCAATTCAGTCCGGGCGAGCGGCAGCGCATGTTGGGTTTGGTGCAGAAAGGTTATGCACCGGAAGAGGCGCAAAAAGTAGATAAGGAAGCCGCTCCCGCAGAGGTTTCGCCGCTGGCGGAGGATTTGTTGGTGGCGGTTCGGGGGTGGATTATGGAGTGA
- a CDS encoding CBS domain-containing protein — translation MNMTAEQLISDVIIPLRTSDTGEEALGIMNEFYVRHLPIVNQHELLGLLSEDDILDHDAEAAVGSYKLSLQHPFVRTKDHLYDIIRLVADHQLTAIPVVDEKRHYVGLITAEDLLRHFAESGTFREPGGIIVLEMLRQDYSLAQLARIVESENAVILSAHVQTFQESPRIEVTLKVNKQNITNILASFERFDFVIKATFNEIEYFDSLRERYDSFISYLNV, via the coding sequence ATGAACATGACTGCTGAACAACTTATCTCCGACGTAATTATTCCTCTCCGCACTTCTGACACGGGAGAAGAAGCATTAGGCATTATGAACGAATTTTATGTTCGTCACCTGCCTATTGTCAATCAGCACGAGTTACTGGGATTGCTCTCAGAAGATGATATTCTTGATCACGATGCGGAAGCGGCTGTAGGAAGTTACAAACTCAGTTTGCAGCACCCCTTTGTACGCACCAAAGATCACCTTTACGATATTATTCGCCTCGTAGCCGACCACCAGCTAACGGCCATTCCGGTAGTCGACGAAAAGCGGCACTATGTAGGGCTCATTACCGCAGAAGACCTCCTTCGCCATTTTGCCGAAAGTGGCACCTTCCGGGAACCCGGCGGAATTATTGTTTTGGAGATGCTTCGCCAGGATTATTCCCTTGCACAACTTGCCCGGATCGTAGAGTCGGAAAACGCGGTCATCCTGAGTGCGCATGTACAAACCTTTCAGGAATCGCCACGCATTGAGGTGACCCTTAAGGTTAACAAACAAAACATCACCAATATTCTTGCTTCTTTTGAACGCTTCGATTTTGTGATCAAAGCGACCTTCAACGAGATCGAATATTTCGATAGCCTGCGCGAACGATACGATAGCTTCATCAGCTATTTGAATGTCTAA
- a CDS encoding NINE protein → MKNKTVAGILALVAGYMGLHRFYLGQVGLGIAYIVLLPIFLVNNFWVFLFIGVLDAIILFSMDQGAFDDKYNKHLERNQGSFKDRNDRRRENRNQRYEDRNSRRYEQVAPKRTATPKNNPHLKEGKAKFEDYDYEGAIIAFNNALKIDPKNIAAHFNLACAHSLMEHKDKAFYHLDRAVALGFDDTEVIKTRDHLAYLRIQPEFLPFEANGFRLAKQLNTPQENLLDKQAPPQQNSQGDLLDQLQKLAKLKEKGLLTEEEFQVQKEKLLR, encoded by the coding sequence ATGAAAAATAAAACAGTGGCCGGTATCTTGGCCCTGGTTGCAGGCTACATGGGATTGCATCGCTTCTACCTCGGGCAGGTAGGATTAGGTATTGCGTACATTGTACTGCTGCCCATTTTTCTGGTTAACAATTTTTGGGTTTTTCTTTTTATTGGCGTACTAGATGCGATCATCCTTTTCTCGATGGACCAAGGTGCTTTTGATGACAAATACAACAAGCACCTTGAAAGAAACCAAGGATCGTTCAAAGACCGTAATGACCGGAGGCGAGAAAACAGAAACCAGCGTTACGAAGACCGGAATAGTCGGCGTTATGAGCAGGTAGCTCCCAAACGTACGGCCACTCCTAAAAACAACCCCCATCTCAAAGAAGGTAAGGCAAAATTTGAAGACTATGATTACGAAGGTGCCATCATTGCCTTCAACAATGCCCTTAAGATCGACCCAAAAAACATTGCGGCACATTTCAACCTGGCTTGCGCGCATTCCTTAATGGAACATAAAGACAAAGCCTTTTATCACCTCGACCGAGCAGTAGCCCTTGGCTTTGATGATACGGAGGTAATCAAGACCCGTGACCATCTTGCGTACTTACGTATTCAACCCGAGTTTTTACCCTTTGAAGCCAATGGTTTTCGCCTGGCCAAGCAACTAAATACTCCTCAGGAGAATCTATTAGACAAGCAAGCTCCTCCCCAGCAAAACAGCCAAGGTGACCTACTGGATCAGTTGCAAAAACTGGCAAAACTAAAGGAAAAAGGATTGCTGACAGAAGAAGAATTTCAAGTGCAAAAAGAAAAACTTTTGCGCTAA
- a CDS encoding amino acid permease — protein sequence MNEQLKQKFGTGPVFFTAISTILGAIMFLRFGFAVGSVGFLGTIAIIVIGHAVTIPTAMAIAEIATNQKVEGGGEYYIISRSFGLVIGSTIGLALYLSQAISVAFYIMAFTEAFSTGIDWLTSSFYLPAWGIWLLEQKQLISVPALLLLTMIVLTKGADLGVKALYVVVATLAISMIAFFAGSTDYEASHRLDPMATIYNTEVIDDTTIIARPNPAVDDDSTTILNQVPIIEAQRTPADPSSPGLPIGFFTVFAIIFPAFTGMTAGVGLSGDLRDPGRSIPLGTLAATIAGMFVYFLIAYKLAVSASPEDLADTSKLIMADIAIQGWWLIPVGLAAATISSALGSIMVAPRTLQAIARDKIFPTPALNRWISVGKGKNDEPYNASVITVIIALIFISMGAIDSVAEVISMFFMVTYGSLCLISFLNHFAADPSYRPKFRSKWFISLFGAIACFGLMFFMNTTYALLAVVFIIGLYFLISSFNPDKRSIAVIFQGVIFQLSRRLQVFLQKADKEKGNWRPSAVALTSDSFQRLGAFDMLRWIAQKYGFGTYIHQIKGYLSRQTNQEAKDIKERLIRMGEASSSNIYVDTLISPSYTSSVAQVIQLPGIAGTENNLLLLEFSKHAPDDLDDIVDNFKLIRSVDFDVAILASSERGFGLKKEIHIWLTSKDFDNANLMILLAYVLLGHKDWGEAEIKIFALYPEATCEVERQHLYQLIEAGQLPISTQNIEIIARDPNLATLNVINEKSRDADLTILGFREEVVKHDGREVFLGYSNIGNILFVNAVEQKEIK from the coding sequence ATGAATGAGCAGCTAAAACAAAAATTCGGAACCGGACCAGTTTTTTTTACCGCCATCTCTACTATTCTTGGCGCGATCATGTTTTTGCGCTTTGGCTTTGCTGTGGGGAGTGTAGGTTTTCTCGGCACGATTGCCATTATCGTGATTGGCCATGCCGTGACGATTCCTACCGCAATGGCTATCGCCGAAATCGCCACCAACCAAAAAGTAGAAGGAGGGGGAGAGTACTATATCATTTCCCGCTCGTTCGGGCTGGTGATCGGCTCTACCATTGGTTTAGCGCTCTACCTTTCACAAGCGATCAGCGTGGCTTTTTACATCATGGCTTTCACGGAAGCTTTTAGTACCGGCATCGACTGGCTGACCAGCAGCTTCTACCTTCCCGCCTGGGGAATATGGCTACTGGAGCAGAAACAACTCATCAGTGTACCCGCTTTGCTTTTGCTCACGATGATAGTGCTCACCAAAGGAGCAGACTTGGGCGTAAAAGCCCTCTATGTCGTAGTAGCTACCCTGGCCATCAGTATGATTGCTTTCTTTGCGGGCAGCACCGATTACGAAGCCAGCCACCGCCTCGACCCAATGGCCACCATCTACAACACCGAAGTCATTGACGACACAACGATCATTGCACGACCTAATCCGGCGGTTGATGACGACAGTACGACCATCTTGAACCAGGTGCCCATAATTGAGGCCCAGCGTACCCCCGCCGACCCTTCCAGTCCGGGTTTACCCATCGGTTTTTTCACCGTATTCGCAATCATTTTTCCGGCTTTTACCGGTATGACTGCGGGGGTGGGCCTCTCTGGCGACTTGCGTGATCCTGGACGGTCTATTCCGCTAGGCACCTTGGCTGCAACTATTGCCGGCATGTTTGTCTATTTTTTGATTGCTTACAAGCTGGCCGTATCTGCCAGCCCTGAAGATTTGGCCGATACCTCCAAACTTATTATGGCCGACATTGCCATCCAGGGATGGTGGCTTATTCCCGTAGGTTTGGCAGCTGCTACGATCTCTTCGGCGCTGGGTTCCATCATGGTGGCTCCGCGTACATTGCAGGCGATTGCCCGGGATAAAATATTCCCCACACCAGCCCTAAATCGCTGGATATCGGTAGGCAAAGGCAAAAACGACGAGCCTTACAATGCTTCGGTGATCACGGTCATCATTGCGCTTATTTTCATTTCCATGGGGGCTATTGATAGCGTGGCAGAGGTGATTTCGATGTTTTTCATGGTGACCTACGGATCGCTTTGTTTGATTTCTTTCCTCAATCACTTTGCGGCCGACCCCAGCTACCGGCCCAAGTTTCGCTCCAAGTGGTTTATCTCACTGTTTGGGGCCATTGCTTGTTTTGGCTTGATGTTTTTTATGAACACGACCTACGCCTTGCTAGCGGTTGTCTTTATCATTGGTCTGTATTTTTTAATTTCTTCCTTCAACCCTGACAAACGCAGTATTGCCGTCATTTTCCAGGGAGTGATTTTCCAATTGAGTAGAAGGCTCCAGGTATTCCTGCAAAAGGCCGATAAAGAAAAAGGCAACTGGCGACCTTCTGCCGTAGCCCTTACCAGCGACTCCTTCCAACGCTTGGGCGCATTTGATATGCTGCGCTGGATTGCTCAGAAATACGGCTTTGGTACTTATATTCATCAAATCAAAGGCTATTTATCGCGGCAAACCAACCAGGAAGCCAAAGACATCAAGGAGCGGTTGATCCGGATGGGGGAGGCCAGTTCCAGTAATATTTATGTGGACACACTGATCAGTCCTTCGTACACTTCCAGCGTTGCACAAGTGATCCAGTTGCCGGGAATTGCGGGGACCGAAAACAACCTCTTGCTATTAGAGTTTTCAAAGCATGCTCCTGATGACCTGGACGACATCGTTGACAACTTCAAACTCATCCGTTCCGTAGATTTTGACGTGGCCATTCTGGCCAGCTCAGAGCGGGGTTTTGGTTTGAAAAAAGAAATCCACATTTGGCTCACCAGCAAAGATTTTGACAATGCCAACCTGATGATTTTGCTGGCCTACGTGCTGTTGGGGCACAAAGATTGGGGGGAAGCAGAAATCAAGATATTCGCCCTTTACCCGGAAGCCACCTGTGAGGTAGAGCGCCAACATTTGTACCAACTGATCGAAGCTGGCCAGTTGCCAATATCTACCCAAAACATTGAAATTATCGCCCGCGACCCCAACCTAGCTACCCTCAATGTCATCAACGAAAAATCCCGTGATGCCGACCTTACCATTCTAGGTTTCCGAGAAGAAGTGGTCAAACATGACGGCAGGGAAGTTTTCCTGGGATACAGCAACATTGGTAACATTTTATTTGTTAATGCCGTAGAGCAAAAAGAAATCAAATAG
- a CDS encoding flavin-containing monooxygenase: MKNPPRVAVIGAGCSGITALKNLLQAGVEEVVCFEQNDEVGGNWIYSPQLSHSSVCETTHIISSKTLSAYVDFPMPEDYPDYPSHEQVLAYFQSYARHFGLYPYIQFNSRITAATLLDNQQWELQINGQEAQVFDYLFVANGHHNVPRHPEGVEAAFAGEYLHAHAYKNNAPFKDKRVLVIGSGNSGCDCAVEISRVAQHAAISIRRAQYIIPKFFLGKPTDTFNKVITYPPKPLGNLMRSLTLKLMVGDYRSYDLPKPDFPVTAAHPTLNSELLYKIRHGKVHPRSGIASIKGKEITFKDGRQEEYDTIVAATGYKITLPFFKKDFINYEDVDRIPLYLRMFHEQYPSLVFIGLFQPQGAIWPLSDLQAKLAASYVTGRWQRPANLGALAEKDSDFIAKEFTRSQRHTIEVHYHRFRNQLLQQIPKSAPDWSGQKKAVFHDA; this comes from the coding sequence ATGAAGAATCCCCCAAGGGTAGCAGTCATCGGTGCAGGCTGTTCTGGTATTACCGCGCTGAAAAATTTATTGCAGGCTGGTGTAGAAGAAGTGGTCTGTTTTGAGCAAAATGACGAAGTAGGAGGCAATTGGATTTATTCCCCTCAGCTATCTCATTCCAGTGTGTGCGAAACGACCCATATCATTTCTTCCAAAACATTGTCGGCTTATGTCGATTTTCCCATGCCGGAAGACTATCCCGATTATCCTTCTCACGAGCAGGTCTTGGCATATTTTCAATCGTATGCGCGGCATTTTGGCTTGTATCCCTATATTCAATTCAATAGTCGGATAACCGCTGCAACCCTTTTGGATAACCAACAATGGGAGCTACAAATTAATGGACAAGAGGCCCAGGTTTTTGATTATCTCTTTGTTGCCAATGGACATCACAATGTGCCACGTCATCCCGAAGGGGTAGAGGCGGCGTTTGCTGGAGAGTACTTGCATGCGCACGCTTACAAAAACAATGCGCCTTTTAAAGACAAGCGAGTCTTGGTCATTGGTTCAGGGAATTCCGGCTGTGATTGTGCGGTAGAGATCAGTAGGGTCGCCCAACACGCAGCCATCAGTATCCGTCGGGCGCAGTACATCATTCCAAAGTTCTTTCTGGGGAAACCCACCGATACGTTCAACAAAGTCATCACCTACCCGCCCAAGCCACTGGGCAACCTCATGCGTAGCCTTACCTTGAAGTTGATGGTGGGAGATTATCGAAGCTACGATCTGCCTAAACCCGATTTTCCAGTCACTGCCGCCCACCCTACCCTCAATTCAGAGTTGTTGTACAAAATACGGCATGGCAAAGTGCATCCTCGTTCCGGGATCGCCAGCATCAAAGGGAAGGAAATTACCTTCAAGGATGGTCGGCAAGAGGAATATGATACCATCGTAGCTGCGACGGGCTACAAAATCACCCTGCCGTTTTTTAAGAAAGATTTTATCAATTACGAAGACGTTGATCGTATTCCACTCTACCTGCGGATGTTCCACGAGCAATACCCGAGTTTGGTTTTTATTGGCCTTTTTCAGCCGCAAGGGGCCATCTGGCCACTTAGTGATCTACAGGCGAAGTTGGCGGCCAGTTATGTAACAGGGCGTTGGCAAAGGCCAGCCAACCTGGGCGCTTTAGCGGAAAAAGACAGCGATTTTATCGCCAAAGAGTTTACCCGTAGCCAGCGGCATACCATCGAAGTGCATTACCATCGTTTTCGCAATCAGCTTTTGCAACAGATTCCTAAGTCTGCACCCGACTGGAGCGGGCAAAAAAAAGCTGTGTTCCATGACGCATGA